DNA from Drosophila suzukii chromosome 2R, CBGP_Dsuzu_IsoJpt1.0, whole genome shotgun sequence:
ATTCGTACTCGCCTTTGGCCTATTGGCCCTTGCTGCGACTGCCTACGCCCAAGGAACCGCTCCAGCCACACCACCAGCCTCGCCCACCACGCCACCCGCCGCGCCCGCCACGCCGCCCGCATCACCCACCACGCCTCCCGCCTCGCCCACCACGCCGCCCGCCTCGCCAGCCACTCCGCCCGCCACGCCGCCCGCATCGCCAGCAACGCCGCCCGCCTCCCCAGCCTCGCCGGCCTCGCCCGCTACTCCGACTTCGCCCACCACTCCAAGTGACAGTAGCTCCAGCACCGACGACGAGATAAACAGATTGAATCGCCGGGTAAACAGGATTAACAGACAGGTGAGGGATTTGAGGCAAGAGGAGCGGCGGAACCGCCAAGAGTTTCGCCGGGAGATTCGCGAGGTTAGGCGCGAAACAGGACGTCGTCAAAGGCGACCAGTCCAGCGCGTTGTTCGTCGTCGCCGGGGTCGATTCTAAGGATATTAAGTCCATTTAAAGGCAATTCACAGATCTGAATTTCcagaaatattgaataaaaTGTCAGCAAGATATCCAAATGTTTTTAAGTTGGGGCTCAAAATTGTTTGCATGaatcaaacaaaatatacCAAAAGTATAGTCACCCTTATGGGCGCCACTTAGAAGAGGGATATTCTCTGGTGTTCTCCCTATAAAATGTTGACATAGATGTGGGTATATATATTATAGAAacgtaatatttttatttcgctTTATGATTTAGTATGATCCTTTTAcaatcaaaaaaaagttagactttcatttaatttgttttcttaCCTCTACATATACTACTACATTATCGAAATGTTTTGTCTATTACACacattttattgtattatGAAAACTAAAGTATTTACAAATTCTTGGGAACTAATGCTTGCTGATTAAACGGTTTTTTTTAACCCGTTGTGAATATTTTCATTGAGAACTAACGTGCAGCAACGTTTAAAATGACCGCCACTTAATAATGGTGATGCcagatattttattttttcggtTCAAAGTTGAGATTATCGAGCTATAACAAGAGGGTCATATTAGACCTATGTAAATTTGCCACCAAAACAAAGGTTACCAAGTAATTCAAGgagattaaaataaaatgccGGTGGATTGGTTCGGTTATGTCTACGCTGCCACGGTGGCCGCTGGTGGAGTTATGGGATTCGCCAAGGCGGGTGAGTTAGGATCCCCTTGATCACATCAGCTTTCACATTCTATTGTGCAACCTCATACATTGCCAGGTTCCATACCCTCCTTGGGTGCCGGTCTGGCCTTTGGAGCCCTACTCGGCTATGGAGCTCACTTGAACTCCCAGGAAACACCACGCCCCCTGCTCCAACTGGGCACCTCCCTGTTCTTGGCCGGATTAATGGGCGCCCGGTGGAATCGTTCCGGAAAACTAATGCCTGCCGGCGTGGTCTGCATGCTCTCCGTTGCCGCTTTGGTTAAAAATGTGGCCACCTACAATCGCTACCTTATGCCAACCCCCACAAAGGGTGCCTAAATGGATTTCGATGTCATAGACCCCGAAATGCTGGACTTGCCAGGAGATTTTTTACCTTACTTTTCATTTACATACACATGTTAATTGCTGTATTGATTAAGTTATGTACTTTTTGGTGATTGGACTTTTCGTATAGCGCTGTGTCACTTTCTAAGCTAGCGATAAGAAAAAATGTACTTGTTGTTGGCTGCAAATAAAATTTATCATCTATGCTTTTATCATCTTGCTAGACTAAAAAccactttaaaattatttatctttTTTATACAATCAGTGGGGAATATAAAATTACATAGCATACTCTTAGGCATTCCATCTACAGAAGACCCCCTTAAATAAAAACAGCTTTACCATTTTGTACAAATAAatcttttttatatatatattttcttaaactaattttttgtttcttttgtGTGTGTGATAAATTTACAGTTTCATTTATTATACGATGTTCAGTTAACTACAACTAAAACTTAgctattacattttttttcattgcTGTATAAAAAGAGCATTAGGCTAGGTAAACGTAGAGATGAATTTTGTTTTAGAGTTTAGACttctaaaaaatttaatacaaTAATGAATGAACAATTTAAGTTTTCTTGTAGGCAAAGTGCGGCAAGGTAGGTAAATAAATCATTCTCAACCTTTCTAGCAATTTTCTAACAGAAAatgataaatattttgttaagtAAAGGGTACaaattatatatgtttatCACATTGGAAAGTG
Protein-coding regions in this window:
- the LOC108008650 gene encoding transmembrane protein 14 homolog, with translation MPVDWFGYVYAATVAAGGVMGFAKAGSIPSLGAGLAFGALLGYGAHLNSQETPRPLLQLGTSLFLAGLMGARWNRSGKLMPAGVVCMLSVAALVKNVATYNRYLMPTPTKGA
- the LOC118876909 gene encoding merozoite surface protein CMZ-8-like encodes the protein MCSKFVLAFGLLALAATAYAQGTAPATPPASPTTPPAAPATPPASPTTPPASPTTPPASPATPPATPPASPATPPASPASPASPATPTSPTTPSDSSSSTDDEINRLNRRVNRINRQVRDLRQEERRNRQEFRREIREVRRETGRRQRRPVQRVVRRRRGRF